A region of Bacillota bacterium DNA encodes the following proteins:
- a CDS encoding JAB domain-containing protein, whose product MQYGVASSELLGVLASILGDVPDETMESLLKQGLRAMADMTLEEFMSLPGIGRERAVRLTAAFDLARRMARIMPENRSEIRSPEDAASLVMEDMRYLNREHFVVLLLNTKNHVIARELISIGTLNSSSVHPRELFKPAIRRSAASIILVHNHPSGDPEPSTGDCKVTERLVEIGELMGIEVLDHLVIGDQRFVSFKQKGLL is encoded by the coding sequence ATGCAGTATGGAGTGGCATCGTCAGAATTGCTCGGTGTACTAGCTTCCATTCTTGGTGATGTTCCAGATGAAACCATGGAGTCTTTGCTAAAACAAGGGCTGAGGGCTATGGCAGATATGACACTAGAAGAGTTTATGAGCCTGCCGGGTATCGGCAGAGAAAGAGCCGTTCGTTTGACCGCTGCTTTTGATTTGGCAAGGCGTATGGCACGGATCATGCCGGAGAATAGGTCGGAAATTAGGTCACCAGAAGATGCTGCTTCTCTGGTTATGGAAGACATGCGTTACCTGAATAGAGAACATTTTGTGGTCTTGCTGTTGAATACGAAAAACCATGTTATAGCCAGAGAGTTAATATCTATTGGGACGCTGAATTCATCATCAGTTCATCCCAGGGAACTTTTTAAGCCGGCTATTCGCCGCAGTGCAGCCTCCATAATCTTGGTGCATAATCATCCAAGCGGGGATCCTGAGCCCAGCACCGGTGATTGTAAAGTAACAGAACGTCTTGTGGAGATTGGTGAATTAATGGGAATTGAGGTGCTCGATCACCTTGTAATCGGTGATCAACGGTTTGTAAGTTTTAAGCAAAAGGGTCTACTCTAA
- a CDS encoding toprim domain-containing protein: protein MRNKHQNYSYEKFIKAKPSHPCPICGKADWCGFNSYLASCMRVKEGAFKTVVQSNGKEAYLHWLGSKCIDIPAVKQKESVPAAQTALVEIRDRVYRDFLRLLNLSERHRADLISRGLSERDIKANSYKSIPEREKPWNICRRLMDKGYDLSGIPGFFRVRGPYGGMYWTFNCQPGYYIPVLDSKGRIKALQRRMDEPEKGGKYKLFSGYTNRGGCSCGTPAHIARPNKTNDSRVWITEGPLKSDIAAKYLGAVVVASISSSAWRPVVDEVINLRATEAVIAYDMDSATNVYVAQAEKSLKQELHKYGLKVTRATWKNGKGIDDALVSVFRSKSVIKMSC, encoded by the coding sequence ATGCGGAACAAGCACCAAAATTACTCTTACGAAAAATTCATAAAGGCAAAGCCGTCGCATCCCTGTCCTATCTGTGGGAAGGCTGATTGGTGCGGCTTTAATAGTTATCTTGCAAGCTGTATGAGGGTGAAGGAAGGTGCATTTAAGACGGTTGTACAGAGTAATGGAAAAGAAGCTTATTTGCACTGGCTGGGATCTAAGTGCATTGATATCCCAGCAGTTAAGCAAAAAGAGTCGGTGCCGGCAGCGCAAACGGCACTGGTGGAGATCCGGGATAGAGTATACAGGGACTTTCTGAGGCTGTTGAATTTGTCCGAGCGCCACAGGGCCGATCTCATTAGCCGTGGGTTGAGTGAAAGGGATATAAAGGCTAATAGCTACAAATCAATTCCGGAACGAGAAAAGCCTTGGAATATTTGCCGTAGGCTGATGGATAAGGGCTATGACCTTTCCGGTATCCCCGGTTTTTTTAGAGTCAGGGGTCCATATGGAGGTATGTACTGGACTTTTAACTGTCAGCCCGGTTATTACATCCCAGTGCTGGATAGTAAAGGACGTATTAAGGCTTTGCAGAGGAGAATGGACGAACCCGAAAAGGGAGGAAAATATAAGCTTTTCAGTGGCTATACCAATCGGGGTGGTTGTTCCTGCGGAACTCCGGCCCATATTGCCAGACCAAACAAAACCAATGACAGTCGGGTATGGATTACCGAAGGTCCTCTGAAGAGTGACATTGCTGCAAAATATCTTGGTGCAGTAGTGGTTGCGTCCATTAGCTCCTCTGCCTGGAGACCGGTGGTAGACGAGGTAATTAACTTAAGGGCCACAGAAGCGGTTATAGCTTACGACATGGATTCAGCTACGAATGTATATGTTGCTCAAGCCGAAAAGTCATTAAAGCAAGAGCTTCATAAGTACGGTCTTAAAGTCACCCGGGCAACATGGAAAAACGGAAAGGGAATTGACGATGCTCTGGTCAGCGTCTTTCGGAGTAAAAGTGTAATTAAGATGAGTTGTTAA